Proteins from a single region of Zavarzinella sp.:
- the dnaB gene encoding replicative DNA helicase, which produces MAGTDLRLPPQNLEAERSVLGSMLRDNLVINDVLPILRHDNFYTDAHQKIFQVVSDVYSDGHPVDLVILAHHLRERKFIEDIGGERYLAELWDAAPTAANAEYYAKIVRDAAIARNLIHASTEILRDAYEQSQPMEELLGGAERKILDISEKGVTGNTSTLYEALDEAYTRIDQRAGRKDPNAISGIPTGFVDLDQLTAGMQSSELVIIAARPSVGKTAFALNVVRHCIVEEQIPVFFVSLEQSKVELAERLLSAQARVDSQRLRKGMLTAEDSRRLHTAGDILRKAKLFIDDTPAQTMLRIAANARRLKLRHDIRLVVIDYLQLIDPENRRDPRQEQVAQISRRLKFLARELKIPVIALAQVNRSSEDRQDHRPRLADLRESGSIEQDADTCMILHRPGRFDGAQEDNTIEVLVAKQRNGPTGDITLTFVKSHMRFENYAGGGFGSEI; this is translated from the coding sequence ATGGCCGGTACTGATCTTCGTCTCCCACCACAGAACCTGGAAGCAGAGCGATCCGTTCTTGGTTCCATGTTACGTGATAACCTGGTAATCAACGATGTGCTGCCGATTTTGCGGCACGACAATTTCTACACAGATGCCCACCAGAAAATCTTTCAGGTGGTCAGCGATGTCTACAGCGATGGTCATCCGGTCGACCTTGTGATTTTAGCCCACCACCTGCGGGAACGGAAATTCATCGAAGATATCGGTGGGGAACGTTATCTTGCAGAACTGTGGGATGCCGCACCGACTGCTGCAAATGCGGAATACTATGCCAAAATCGTCCGGGATGCGGCGATTGCCCGCAATCTCATCCATGCCAGCACCGAAATTCTTCGCGATGCCTACGAACAATCCCAGCCCATGGAAGAACTGCTCGGTGGGGCTGAACGCAAGATTCTGGACATTTCCGAAAAAGGCGTCACCGGTAATACGTCCACGTTGTATGAAGCACTCGATGAAGCCTACACTCGGATTGATCAGCGGGCGGGACGAAAAGACCCCAACGCGATCAGCGGGATCCCCACGGGGTTTGTGGATCTGGATCAACTGACGGCTGGGATGCAAAGTTCTGAACTGGTGATCATTGCTGCCCGCCCATCTGTGGGGAAAACGGCCTTCGCTCTGAATGTGGTGCGGCACTGCATTGTGGAAGAACAGATCCCCGTGTTCTTCGTCAGTCTCGAACAGTCGAAAGTGGAACTCGCTGAGCGTCTGCTTTCTGCTCAGGCCCGCGTCGACAGTCAGCGGTTGCGGAAAGGAATGTTGACTGCAGAGGATTCCCGTCGACTGCATACTGCGGGGGATATTCTGCGAAAGGCAAAGCTGTTTATTGACGATACGCCCGCCCAGACGATGCTACGGATTGCCGCCAACGCCAGACGATTGAAACTGCGACACGATATTCGGTTAGTAGTGATTGACTACCTGCAGTTGATTGATCCGGAAAATCGTCGCGACCCACGGCAGGAACAGGTGGCACAGATCAGCCGACGTTTAAAGTTTCTGGCGCGGGAACTGAAAATCCCTGTCATTGCACTGGCACAGGTGAATCGGTCTTCGGAAGATCGGCAGGACCATCGCCCACGTCTGGCAGACTTGCGGGAATCGGGCTCGATTGAGCAGGATGCGGATACCTGTATGATCCTGCACCGACCAGGCCGATTTGATGGTGCTCAGGAAGACAACACTATTGAGGTTCTGGTTGCCAAACAGCGAAACGGCCCCACCGGGGATATCACGCTGACCTTTGTGAAATCCCACATGCGTTTTGAGAATTACGCTGGCGGCGGCTTCGGCTCTGAAATTTAG
- a CDS encoding 30S ribosomal protein S6, with product MLDPSKIDLETAGNLINGLLEKHNSEVLCSRKWDESRKLAYPVDTHKRGLYYLTFFKLDTQKMADLELDFRLNEEILRHQISVVHPKWHDELLAVAQDDQRMGLQIYREDAEGGEGAPPEDFRPGRREVIDDDIPDLN from the coding sequence TTGCTCGACCCATCCAAGATCGACCTGGAAACGGCCGGGAATCTGATCAATGGTTTGCTGGAAAAGCACAATTCGGAAGTTTTGTGCAGCCGCAAGTGGGACGAAAGTCGCAAGTTGGCATACCCGGTGGATACCCACAAACGGGGTTTGTACTATTTGACTTTCTTCAAACTGGATACCCAGAAGATGGCCGATCTGGAACTGGACTTCCGACTGAACGAAGAAATTCTTCGTCATCAGATTTCGGTTGTTCATCCCAAGTGGCACGATGAATTGCTGGCAGTTGCCCAGGATGATCAACGGATGGGGCTGCAGATTTATCGTGAAGATGCAGAAGGTGGCGAAGGTGCCCCACCGGAAGATTTCCGACCAGGTCGCCGTGAAGTGATTGATGATGACATCCCGGATTTGAATTGA
- a CDS encoding ROK family protein: MLLGIEIGGTKLQLALGQADGHLHASWRSTIAPELGAAGILAQLRTQIPKFCGDHNLDFRKLQAIGIGFGGPVDIATGNVIVSHQVGGWEHFTLIEWVQQHFEVPASLGNDADVAGLAEATIGAGRGCESVFYITMGSGVGGGYVLQQKLVAGTGRGAAEIGHLQVLDPRYDDCRESTIEGIASGWGIQRYLREQVKRDPMAGNCLLLLAGTPEQLDTKILAQALTQSDPFAWQLWKKTLQGFCKGICTVIALLCPHRIVIGGGVSLLGEELLFAPLRVVVDKTVFPPFRGLTEIVPAHLGEEVVLHGALELASQVRSAA, from the coding sequence ATGCTGTTAGGTATCGAAATCGGTGGGACGAAATTACAATTGGCACTGGGTCAGGCGGATGGCCACTTGCACGCTTCCTGGCGTAGTACCATCGCACCCGAATTGGGGGCAGCAGGCATTCTGGCACAGCTTCGAACTCAGATTCCTAAGTTTTGTGGTGATCACAACCTTGATTTTCGCAAATTGCAGGCAATTGGCATTGGTTTTGGTGGGCCCGTGGATATTGCAACGGGAAATGTGATTGTTTCTCACCAGGTGGGCGGCTGGGAACATTTCACACTGATCGAGTGGGTGCAACAGCACTTTGAAGTACCAGCCAGCCTGGGCAACGATGCCGATGTGGCTGGGCTGGCGGAAGCGACGATCGGTGCGGGACGAGGCTGTGAATCTGTGTTTTACATAACAATGGGATCTGGTGTAGGTGGGGGTTACGTTCTGCAGCAGAAACTGGTTGCTGGAACTGGCAGGGGAGCTGCTGAAATCGGCCATCTGCAGGTACTAGATCCACGTTACGATGACTGCCGTGAAAGCACAATTGAAGGAATTGCTTCCGGCTGGGGTATTCAACGTTATCTGCGGGAACAGGTCAAGCGAGATCCCATGGCCGGGAATTGCCTGCTGTTACTGGCTGGTACTCCTGAGCAACTGGATACCAAAATATTAGCTCAGGCGTTGACACAGAGCGATCCTTTTGCCTGGCAGCTATGGAAAAAAACCTTACAGGGATTCTGCAAAGGGATCTGTACTGTGATTGCGTTATTGTGCCCCCATCGGATTGTGATTGGGGGTGGAGTTTCGCTGTTAGGGGAAGAATTACTGTTTGCCCCACTGCGGGTGGTCGTAGACAAGACGGTTTTTCCACCGTTTCGTGGTTTGACAGAAATCGTTCCGGCCCACCTGGGTGAAGAGGTGGTGCTGCATGGTGCGCTGGAACTGGCCAGCCAGGTGAGAAGTGCTGCGTGA
- the rplI gene encoding 50S ribosomal protein L9: MAKAKQPQLPKPKKKLRKRNQVQKGKNGGTLLVLVEDVLHVGRQGDLVEVRPGYARNYLLPQGLATIPTAHNLQQLERYKIRVTQMKEARIADLKAIAEQIIRTRSVTIESHANENGHLYGSVGAVEITKALRGKNLLVEADMIRLETPIKECGIYSSIRIALGFDIESNIEVVVIPETAARR, translated from the coding sequence ATGGCGAAAGCAAAGCAACCGCAACTTCCCAAACCAAAAAAGAAGCTGCGTAAACGTAATCAGGTTCAGAAAGGCAAAAACGGCGGCACCCTGCTGGTGCTTGTCGAAGATGTTCTGCACGTTGGCCGCCAGGGCGACCTGGTGGAAGTGCGTCCCGGCTATGCTCGGAACTACCTACTGCCGCAAGGTCTGGCAACGATTCCCACGGCACACAACCTGCAGCAGTTGGAACGTTACAAGATCCGTGTTACCCAGATGAAAGAAGCACGCATTGCCGACTTGAAAGCAATTGCCGAGCAGATCATCCGCACACGCTCCGTTACCATCGAATCGCACGCCAACGAAAACGGCCACTTGTACGGCTCTGTCGGTGCGGTGGAAATCACCAAGGCACTGCGTGGCAAGAACCTGCTGGTCGAAGCCGATATGATTCGATTGGAAACCCCAATCAAAGAGTGCGGTATCTATTCCAGCATTCGAATTGCACTTGGCTTCGATATTGAATCGAACATTGAAGTGGTTGTCATTCCGGAAACCGCTGCCCGTCGCTAA
- a CDS encoding 50S ribosomal protein L25, translating into MSVLTLNSEVRTKLGSRDSARLRANGKVPASVYGHKEEPFSIVISKEDLNAVLKSHSRTVNLTIDGKTESALIQSMQHDHMGMEILHVDFRRVYANERVQTTVELELRGIAPGTNSGGTIEQPLHRLHIECSATAVPEVIRVKIDHLMLDQAIHVKELVLPEGVVALDDPEAFVVMCRVPAAMATDLTVNTGAEPEVIAKKKAEEAAE; encoded by the coding sequence ATGTCGGTATTGACGTTGAACAGCGAAGTGCGTACCAAGTTGGGTTCTCGTGATTCGGCTCGGTTGCGAGCCAATGGCAAAGTGCCGGCATCGGTTTATGGCCACAAAGAAGAGCCTTTTTCCATTGTGATCAGCAAGGAAGACCTGAATGCGGTGCTGAAAAGCCATAGCCGTACAGTGAACCTGACGATCGATGGCAAAACAGAAAGTGCCCTGATTCAAAGCATGCAGCACGACCACATGGGCATGGAAATCCTGCACGTGGATTTTCGCCGTGTTTATGCGAATGAACGAGTGCAGACGACTGTCGAATTGGAATTGCGAGGTATTGCTCCCGGCACCAATTCTGGTGGGACTATTGAACAGCCACTGCACCGCCTGCACATTGAATGTTCTGCAACAGCTGTGCCAGAAGTAATTCGCGTAAAGATTGATCATCTGATGCTGGACCAGGCAATTCATGTGAAAGAGCTGGTGTTGCCGGAAGGTGTGGTGGCACTGGATGATCCAGAAGCATTTGTGGTGATGTGTCGTGTCCCGGCAGCAATGGCGACCGATCTGACGGTGAACACTGGTGCCGAACCAGAAGTGATTGCAAAGAAGAAGGCCGAAGAAGCAGCGGAGTAG
- the glpK gene encoding glycerol kinase GlpK, which translates to MILSIDQGTTSTRAIVYQLPDFQVVGTFANEIQQYYPAPGWVEHDAEEIWQSVAHTVGEAIARAGCSSTDLTTIGITNQRETIVIWDATTGKPVGPALVWQDRRTTTYCAERQKDDPWLTAKTGLRSDPYFSASKLAWMIGQYQLRSTLERRQCLVGTIDSFLLWRLTGGQVHATDITNACRTLLCNIQTGQWDQELADYFGIPLQALPAIHPSAGHFGNTANLGFLPAGIPISGIAGDQQAALYGHGLEQAGFAKCTYGTGAFMLLHTGKQRPISKTGLLTTVAATANGELNYALEGNIYIAGAAIQWLRDALHLYTRSDETENLAQESNPDEPIVHVPAFVGLGAPYWQANTNGAIFGITRSTSIADFTRATLEGVAHQVADLCLACEQDTGSALQRLSVDGGMARNLWFLTRQADLLGIPITPAISHETTALGAAMLAGYAQGLCPTSTTIAAQQGQSTVIEPTWSTPQRTHHRRVWQAAIEAVIGYTQAIQLPPPVTAGNN; encoded by the coding sequence ATGATACTCTCCATTGATCAAGGAACCACCAGCACGCGGGCGATTGTCTATCAATTGCCTGACTTTCAGGTGGTGGGCACGTTTGCCAATGAAATCCAGCAGTACTACCCCGCACCTGGCTGGGTAGAACACGATGCCGAAGAAATATGGCAATCGGTGGCACATACCGTGGGGGAAGCAATTGCCCGTGCGGGGTGTTCCTCCACCGATCTGACAACGATCGGCATCACCAATCAACGCGAAACGATTGTTATCTGGGATGCCACCACTGGCAAACCGGTGGGACCGGCACTGGTCTGGCAGGATCGGCGAACCACCACTTACTGTGCCGAACGGCAAAAAGATGACCCCTGGCTGACAGCCAAAACCGGCCTGCGTAGCGATCCCTATTTCAGTGCCAGTAAACTGGCATGGATGATCGGGCAATACCAACTGCGGTCTACACTGGAACGGCGGCAGTGCCTGGTGGGAACAATCGACAGTTTTCTGTTGTGGCGATTGACCGGTGGCCAGGTGCACGCTACCGATATCACCAATGCTTGTCGGACGTTACTGTGCAACATCCAGACTGGACAGTGGGATCAGGAACTGGCCGATTATTTTGGCATTCCGCTGCAGGCCCTGCCAGCAATCCACCCCAGTGCGGGGCATTTTGGCAATACAGCCAATCTGGGTTTTCTGCCCGCAGGTATTCCGATTTCTGGGATTGCGGGCGACCAGCAGGCTGCCCTGTATGGTCATGGGCTGGAACAGGCCGGTTTTGCCAAATGCACTTATGGCACTGGTGCCTTTATGCTGTTGCACACTGGTAAGCAGCGTCCCATTTCGAAAACAGGTTTACTAACCACCGTTGCAGCCACCGCCAATGGCGAACTGAATTACGCGCTGGAAGGGAACATTTACATTGCAGGTGCGGCCATTCAATGGCTGCGCGATGCGTTGCACCTGTATACCCGCTCTGACGAAACGGAAAATCTGGCACAGGAATCGAACCCAGACGAACCGATTGTGCATGTTCCCGCTTTCGTGGGACTGGGTGCACCCTATTGGCAGGCAAACACCAACGGGGCCATTTTTGGGATCACACGCTCCACGTCAATTGCCGATTTCACCCGTGCTACACTGGAAGGTGTCGCCCACCAGGTTGCCGATCTGTGCCTGGCATGCGAACAGGATACCGGTTCGGCTTTGCAACGGCTTTCGGTCGATGGTGGTATGGCTAGAAATCTCTGGTTCCTGACCCGCCAGGCCGATCTGTTGGGAATTCCGATTACGCCTGCGATCTCGCATGAAACCACGGCTCTGGGTGCCGCCATGTTGGCAGGATACGCCCAGGGACTGTGCCCGACATCGACTACAATTGCCGCTCAGCAGGGGCAGTCAACAGTCATTGAACCCACCTGGAGCACGCCACAACGCACGCACCACCGCCGCGTGTGGCAGGCAGCGATAGAGGCAGTGATTGGTTACACCCAGGCAATTCAATTGCCCCCACCTGTTACCGCCGGGAACAATTAG
- the pth gene encoding aminoacyl-tRNA hydrolase: MKLVVGLGNPGPKYEQTRHNVGFMVLDYLAAAPGVSSWKNRFQGETAEALESDHQVLYLKPQTFMNLSGRSVRQAVDFYKVSLDQVLVICDDLTLPLGKIRLRTKGTHGGQNGLRNIQEMLASTEYPRLRLGIGSPGEYEDAADYVLGRFRSAEKAACEEMISLAAQAALLWVREGIEPAMNRYNGGSEPDANPKKKKPRPANRDSAPAKTEDQADQ; encoded by the coding sequence ATGAAACTGGTTGTCGGGTTAGGTAATCCTGGACCCAAGTACGAACAGACCCGCCACAACGTCGGCTTCATGGTGCTGGATTATCTGGCAGCAGCTCCGGGTGTCAGTTCCTGGAAGAATCGTTTTCAGGGAGAAACTGCGGAGGCGCTGGAAAGTGACCATCAGGTGCTATACCTGAAGCCACAGACCTTCATGAATCTGAGTGGCCGTTCGGTAAGGCAGGCGGTAGATTTTTACAAAGTCAGCCTTGATCAGGTGTTGGTGATTTGCGACGACCTGACGTTGCCACTGGGTAAGATTCGTTTGCGAACGAAAGGCACCCACGGTGGGCAAAATGGCCTGAGAAATATTCAGGAAATGCTGGCTAGCACAGAGTACCCGCGATTGCGTCTGGGTATTGGCTCGCCTGGCGAATACGAAGATGCAGCAGATTATGTGCTGGGAAGGTTCCGTTCGGCGGAAAAAGCAGCCTGCGAAGAGATGATTTCGCTGGCAGCACAGGCAGCACTGCTGTGGGTTCGGGAAGGGATTGAACCGGCCATGAATCGTTATAATGGTGGTTCGGAGCCGGATGCGAATCCGAAAAAGAAAAAACCGCGGCCAGCGAATCGAGATTCAGCGCCCGCCAAGACGGAAGACCAAGCGGATCAATAA
- a CDS encoding single-stranded DNA-binding protein, giving the protein MANLNRVILIGRLTRDPEVRTFANGGKVAKFSFAVSGRKKTASGWEDDPMFIDVEVFSRGDYTTLVDTVEQKCQKGTQLCLEGKLLLDKWDDKKTGEKRSKHKVVAENIQLFDPRSAGGGGSGGGYRSMDEDAPPRSGSGFSGSDHADSGGDSDDDIPF; this is encoded by the coding sequence ATGGCTAACTTGAATCGCGTGATTTTGATTGGTCGACTAACCCGCGACCCGGAAGTCCGCACATTTGCGAATGGTGGCAAGGTAGCCAAATTTAGTTTTGCTGTTTCTGGTAGAAAGAAAACTGCTAGCGGCTGGGAAGATGATCCCATGTTTATTGATGTGGAAGTGTTCTCCCGTGGGGATTACACCACATTAGTGGACACCGTAGAGCAGAAATGCCAGAAAGGTACGCAGTTATGCCTGGAAGGAAAACTGCTGCTGGATAAGTGGGACGATAAGAAAACAGGCGAAAAACGCAGCAAGCACAAAGTGGTAGCAGAGAACATTCAGTTGTTCGACCCACGCAGTGCTGGTGGTGGGGGAAGCGGAGGTGGATACCGCTCCATGGATGAAGATGCCCCACCCCGAAGTGGTTCTGGATTCAGTGGTTCGGATCATGCCGACAGTGGTGGCGATTCCGACGACGATATACCGTTTTAG